In the genome of Phacochoerus africanus isolate WHEZ1 chromosome 10, ROS_Pafr_v1, whole genome shotgun sequence, one region contains:
- the NEUROG2 gene encoding neurogenin-2, with amino-acid sequence MFVKSETLELKEEEDVLVLLRSASPASAALTPLSSSTDEEEEEELRSSGGASRPRGAEAGPGAQGRSPGGTEVCRPARLLGLVHECKRRPSRARAVSRGAKTAETVQRIKKTRRLKANNRERNRMHNLNAALDALREVLPTFPEDAKLTKIETLRFAHNYIWALTETLRLADHCGGGGGGLPGALFSEAVLLSPGGSSAALSSSGDSPSPASTWSCTNSPAPSSSASSNSTSPYSCTLSPASPAGSDMDYWQSPPPDKHRYASHLPIVRDCI; translated from the coding sequence ATGTTCGTCAAGTCCGAGACCTTGGAGTTGAAGGAGGAAGAGGACGTGTTGGTGCTGCTCCGCTCGGCCTCCCCCGCCTCAGCAGCTCTGACCCCGCTGTCTTCCAGCACAgacgaggaggaagaggaggagctgcGCTCGTCGGGCGGGGCGAGTCGGCCGCGTGGAGCAGAGGCCGGGCCCGGGGCGCAGGGCCGCTCGCCGGGAGGAACAGAGGTCTGCCGACCCGCGCGGCTACTGGGTCTGGTGCACGAGTGCAAGCGGCGCCCCTCCAGGGCGCGGGCAGTTTCTCGGGGCGCCAAAACTGCCGAGACAGTGCAGCGCATCAAGAAGACCCGTAGATTGAAGGCCAACAACCGCGAGCGCAACCGCATGCACAATCTCAACGCGGCGCTGGATGCGCTGCGCGAGGTGCTCCCCACTTTCCCGGAGGACGCAAAGCTCACCAAGATTGAGACCCTGCGCTTTGCCCACAACTACATTTGGGCGCTCACAGAGACCCTCCGCTTGGCCGACCACTgcgggggcggcggcggaggcCTGCCGGGGGCGCTCTTCTCCGAGGCAGTCTTGTTGAGCCCGGGAGGCTCTAGCGCCGCGCTGAGTAGCAGCGGAGACAGCCCTTCGCCTGCCTCCACGTGGAGCTGCACCAACAGCCCCGCGCCGTCCTCCTCCGCATCCTCCAACTCCACCTCCCCCTACAGCTGCACTTTATCTCCTGCCAGTCCGGCGGGTTCAGACATGGACTATTGGCAGTCCCCACCTCCCGACAAGCACCGCTACGCATCTCACCTCCCCATAGTCAGGGACTGTATCTAG